A single Equus asinus isolate D_3611 breed Donkey chromosome 21, EquAss-T2T_v2, whole genome shotgun sequence DNA region contains:
- the ANKUB1 gene encoding protein ANKUB1 isoform X4, producing MRKWKCAEAKWLSKSIPAYAENSITVHLSQGATLRLDVWDGWKEFLMGCLLGQKLKVQRYLSNEGPVLKYQKRVALYIAAFHGHIELTEWALKQGVRPNEAVGAHPCRAWCHEALHADVAKCPIHAAAEAGQLLILKAFVNGSVLCLECKNAEGQTPLTVAFKHRHKDCVLYLLSKMWSTVSFPKISVPMRVYIKIKQWILRAQSHGLNKSQLCGVRVFGAKVGDTVMVDGFSKPRMTSKSWHKAENQDSQGTVGKLPPLGEQTAGQRPVSPWAIPQQGTREPTCKVPPLGDADVFSELQRYQQQNRKKVTAAAGKKVKLIKNTYLPQVPLPPVSRVGYSHPSFYYATRSADFLLRSSFSSFSEHSGRTPRENAIYCLAVASAFKEKRWLQQLGIARVLAKKSISNLTTQGGLTACKNPWETETALKSHDNPSVGKDLFKQKLQL from the exons atgagaaaatggaagtgCGCAGAAGCTAAATGGCTTTCCAAGTCAATACCGGCCTACGCTGAAAATAGCATCACTGTCCACTTATCCCAAG GTGCAACACTTCGCTTGGACGTCTGGGATGGATGGAAGGAATTTCTGATGGGTTGTCTCCTCGGACAAAAACTTAAAGTGCAACGCTATTTATCAAACGAAGGACCAGTACTCAA GTATCAGAAAAGGGTCGCCCTGTACATCGCCGCCTTTCACGGCCACATCGAGCTCACTGAGTGGGCCCTGAAGCAGGGCGTGCGGCCCAACGAAGCGGTGGGTGCTCACCCCTGTCGAGCATGGTGCCACGAAGCCCTTCACGCGGACGTCGCGAAATGCCCCATTCACGCAGCTGCAGAGGCGGGCCAGCTGTTGATTCTGAAGGCCTTTGTCAACGGCAGCGTGCTGTGCCTGGAATGCAAAAATGCGGAGGGACAAACTCCCCTGACCGTCGCGTTCAAACACAGGCACAAAGACTGCGTGTTATATCTGTTGAGTAAAATGTGGTCCACAGTTTCTTTTCCGAAAATTTCAGTCCCCATGAgggtttatattaaaataaaacaatggatCCTGAGAGCTCAGAGTCACGGCCTTAATAAAAGCCAGCTTTGCGGAGTCAGGGTCTTTGGGGCCAAAGTCGGGGACACTGTGATGGTGGATGGTTTCAGCAAACCCAGAATGACCTCCAAGAGCTGGCATAAGGCTGAGAACCAGGACTCGCAAGGCACCGTGGGCAAGCTCCCGCCCCTCGGGGAGCAAACTGCAGGCCAGAGACCTGTCAGTCCTTGGGCCATTCCACAGCAGGGCACAAGGGAACCAACCTGCAAAGTTCCTCCGCTGGGAGATGCAGATGTGTTCTCTGAATTGCAAAGATATCAACAACAAAATCGGAAAAAAGTTACTGCCGCAGCTGGGAAAAAAGTGAAGCTCATAAAAAATACGTATCTTCCTCAAGTCCCCCTCCCTCCCGTTTCAAGAGTGGGCTACTCACACCCCTCGTTTTACTACGCAACCCGCAGTGCTGACTTTCTACTCAGATCCTCCTTCTCATCGTTCTCTGAGCACAGCGGGAGGACTCCAAGGGAGAACGCCATCTACTGCTTGGCCGTCGCCAG TGCCTTTAAAGAGAAACGATGGCTTCAGCAGTTAGGAATAGCAAGAGTTCTAGCAAAAAAGAGCATTTCTAACCTGACTACCCAAGGAGGCCTGACAGCATGTAAAAATCCTTGGGAAACTGAAACTGCACTGAAAAGTCATGACAACCCCAGTGTGGGCAAAGACCTGTTCAAACAGAAGCTCCAGCTCTAG
- the COMMD2 gene encoding COMM domain-containing protein 2 produces the protein MLLDLSEEHKEHLAFLPRVDSAVVAEFGRIAVEFLRRGANPKIYEGAARKLSVSSDTVQHGVEGLTYLLTESSKLLISELDFQDSVFVLGFSEELNKLLLQLYLDNRKEIRTILSELAPDLPSYHSLEWRLDVQLASRSLRQQIKPSVTIKLHLNQNGAHTTQVLQTDPATLVRLVQQLEQALEEMKTNHCRRVVRNVK, from the exons ATGCTGCTGGACTTGTCGGAGGAGCATAAGGAGCACCTGGCCTTCCTGCCGCGAGTGGACAGCGCGG TGGTCGCCGAGTTCGGGCGGATCGCGGTGGAGTTCCTGAGGCGAGGCGCGAACCCCAAGATCTACGAGGGCGCCGCCA GAAAGCTCAGCGTGAGCAGTGACACGGTCCAGCATGGGGTGGAGGGGCTGACGTACCTCCTCACGGAGAGCTCGAAGCTGCTG ATATCTGAGCTGGATTTCCAAGACTCTGTTTTCGTTCTGGGATTCTCTGAAGAACTGAACAAACTGTTGCTTCAGCTTTATCTGGATAACAGAAAGGAGATCAGGACTATTCTAAGTGAGTTGGCACCAGACCTTCCCAGTTACCACAGCCTTGAATGGCGACTGGATGTACAG CTTGCAAGCAGAAGCCTCAGACAACAGATTAAACCATCAGTGACTATAAAACTGCACCTTAACCAGAATGGAGCTCACACCACCCAGGTTTTGCAGACGGACCCAGCCACCCTGGTCCGTTTGGTGCAGCAGCTGGAACAAGCACTGGAGGAGATGAAAACAAACCACTGTAGGAGAGTCGTGCGCAACGTCAAGTAG